The following proteins are encoded in a genomic region of Thermoproteota archaeon:
- the thiL gene encoding thiamine-phosphate kinase, which produces MRPERELIDLIREVISRDPEELLEPGRDDASARRLVDGIYVFNTDMVAEATDLLPWMSLRQLARKCVVSNFSDLAAKGARPLFFMASVGLSRDMGDEEFISVVKGLEEGSREFGAYFVGGDLGESRELVIAGFAVGKIERNLVKRSGAKPGDVLFTTGWFGLTWLAFQHLLRGMDLPSDVRVEALKAAYEPIARIQEGIAASAYASSSIDSSDGLYWSLEELSRASGFGFLVERIPLHPMAELLASKGRIDPVEVAFHGGEEYEIVFSVPQDRVDSLKEEFSKKGLSLIRIGRVVEDRGVFVRLDGKIEEVEEGGWEHFKSRA; this is translated from the coding sequence GTGAGACCGGAAAGGGAACTCATCGATCTGATCAGAGAGGTCATCAGCAGGGATCCTGAGGAGCTTCTAGAACCCGGTAGAGATGATGCTTCAGCTAGGAGGCTGGTCGATGGGATCTACGTGTTTAATACCGACATGGTGGCAGAGGCGACCGATCTATTACCTTGGATGAGCCTCAGGCAGTTGGCCAGGAAGTGTGTGGTCTCCAACTTCTCAGATCTGGCTGCTAAGGGAGCTAGACCTCTCTTCTTCATGGCCTCCGTTGGGCTGAGCAGGGATATGGGCGACGAGGAGTTCATCTCCGTGGTGAAGGGGTTGGAGGAGGGATCGAGGGAATTCGGCGCCTACTTCGTCGGTGGGGATCTTGGAGAATCGAGAGAACTCGTGATTGCAGGCTTCGCAGTTGGTAAAATCGAGAGGAACTTGGTGAAGAGATCTGGAGCAAAGCCGGGGGATGTGCTGTTCACCACGGGTTGGTTCGGGCTCACCTGGCTGGCCTTCCAGCACCTCCTCAGGGGCATGGACTTGCCAAGCGATGTGAGGGTTGAAGCCTTAAAGGCGGCTTACGAACCGATAGCTCGAATCCAAGAGGGTATCGCTGCATCAGCTTATGCCTCATCATCGATTGATAGCAGCGACGGGCTCTATTGGTCGCTCGAGGAACTCTCTAGAGCGAGTGGATTTGGATTCTTAGTTGAGAGGATTCCTCTCCACCCAATGGCGGAGCTGCTCGCTTCTAAGGGAAGGATCGACCCGGTGGAGGTAGCTTTTCATGGGGGGGAGGAGTATGAGATTGTGTTCTCCGTTCCTCAAGACAGGGTCGATTCTCTAAAGGAGGAATTCTCCAAGAAGGGCCTCTCCCTAATCAGGATCGGTAGGGTGGTGGAGGATAGGGGGGTCTTCGTGAGACTGGATGGTAAGATAGAGGAAGTTGAGGAGGGGGGATGGGAACACTTCAAATCTCGAGCGTGA
- a CDS encoding cyclic 2,3-diphosphoglycerate synthase: protein MVKKVVIMGAAGRDFHNFNVFFRDNEDYRVVAFTAAQLPDIAGRIYPPELAGRLYPEGIPIVPEEDLPKLIREQGVDLVVFSYSDVSHQYLMERAAVAQANGADFMLLGPKSTMLESEKPIIAVTAVRTGAGKSPTSRRISKILKQRGLKVAVVRHPMPYGDLKKQVVQKFTSLEDLDRYNATIEEREDYEPHLKLGNVVLAGVDYKKVLREAEKEGDVILWDGGNNDFPFFKPDLMITVADPLRAGHELTYWPGSVNIRMADVIIISKVDTASYTQVSEVLENVERVNPKARVITAAMPYMVEEPGLVEGRRVVVVEDGPTVTHGEMGYGAGYLMAKRLHAETIDPRPYAVGSIKEVYDKYPHLGPVLPAMGYSDRQMRELEETINAIPAEAVVLGTPTDLGRYLKIDKPTAHVKYELQEIGPLTLDKVIDDFLERVGL from the coding sequence ATGGTTAAGAAGGTCGTCATAATGGGGGCCGCAGGCCGCGATTTCCACAACTTCAACGTCTTCTTCCGGGACAATGAGGATTACCGGGTGGTCGCCTTCACGGCGGCCCAGCTACCCGATATAGCAGGCAGGATATACCCGCCCGAGCTGGCAGGTAGGCTTTACCCGGAAGGCATACCCATAGTCCCGGAGGAGGATCTCCCCAAGCTGATAAGGGAGCAGGGAGTTGACTTAGTCGTCTTCTCTTACAGCGATGTCTCTCACCAGTACCTGATGGAAAGGGCTGCGGTAGCTCAGGCTAACGGCGCCGATTTCATGCTGCTAGGTCCTAAGAGCACCATGCTTGAGTCGGAGAAGCCAATCATTGCTGTCACAGCCGTCAGGACGGGGGCTGGGAAGAGCCCAACCAGCCGGAGGATATCCAAGATCCTGAAACAGAGAGGGCTCAAGGTAGCGGTAGTCAGGCACCCCATGCCCTACGGAGACCTGAAGAAGCAAGTGGTCCAGAAGTTCACCTCCTTGGAGGACCTAGACAGGTATAACGCCACTATCGAGGAGAGAGAGGACTACGAACCCCATCTGAAGCTGGGCAACGTGGTTCTGGCTGGAGTGGACTACAAGAAGGTGCTGAGGGAGGCGGAGAAGGAGGGAGACGTGATCCTGTGGGACGGTGGAAACAACGACTTCCCGTTCTTCAAGCCAGACCTGATGATCACAGTAGCTGATCCCCTCAGGGCAGGGCATGAGCTCACGTACTGGCCTGGCAGCGTGAACATCAGGATGGCGGATGTGATTATAATAAGCAAGGTGGACACGGCAAGCTACACCCAAGTGAGCGAGGTTCTCGAGAATGTAGAGAGGGTCAATCCTAAGGCTAGAGTGATCACCGCCGCCATGCCCTACATGGTCGAGGAGCCCGGGCTGGTGGAGGGCCGGAGAGTAGTAGTGGTGGAGGACGGCCCTACGGTCACCCACGGCGAGATGGGCTACGGTGCTGGATATTTAATGGCGAAGAGGCTTCATGCTGAAACAATCGATCCTAGACCCTACGCGGTCGGTTCCATAAAGGAGGTATACGATAAGTACCCGCATCTGGGGCCCGTGCTACCGGCGATGGGCTACAGCGATAGGCAGATGCGTGAGCTGGAGGAGACGATTAACGCGATACCTGCGGAAGCGGTCGTCCTAGGAACACCAACTGACTTGGGCAGGTATCTGAAGATAGACAAGCCAACGGCTCACGTGAAGTACGAACTACAGGAGATAGGGCCGCTCACCTTGGACAAGGTAATCGACGACTTCCTAGAGAGGGTGGGACTTTGA
- a CDS encoding creatininase family protein codes for MNGRERRIWLLTWKEFKEALEDTDLVILPMGVSEAHGNHLPLGTDFIIPEWIAEWLAEELNALIAPPIRYGVVTGLSGYWGSMSVRESTLEALTYDVLTELSNNGFERVIILNGHGGSGQVRAITNAMKRAWRELGLKSLMVMWWELSSDITEELLGGSGGHAGVDETAMVMAADPSLVKGGMEKEEIYRLRKGISPTPMPGSILSYDDGFANAIPPLDKAEEFAKKLLGRIKEEIEKILNGWDRQDILI; via the coding sequence TTGAACGGAAGGGAGAGAAGGATATGGCTCCTCACTTGGAAGGAGTTCAAGGAGGCTTTGGAGGATACGGATCTAGTTATACTACCCATGGGTGTCAGCGAGGCCCATGGAAACCACCTGCCTCTGGGCACTGACTTCATCATACCTGAGTGGATAGCGGAGTGGCTGGCCGAGGAGCTGAATGCACTGATCGCACCTCCCATAAGATACGGGGTCGTTACTGGTCTCTCTGGGTATTGGGGATCTATGAGCGTGAGGGAGAGCACTTTGGAGGCGCTCACTTACGATGTACTGACCGAACTCTCCAACAACGGATTCGAGCGGGTGATAATTCTCAACGGTCACGGCGGTTCTGGTCAAGTTAGGGCTATCACCAATGCCATGAAGAGAGCTTGGAGGGAATTGGGCCTCAAGAGTCTGATGGTGATGTGGTGGGAGCTCTCCTCAGACATCACAGAGGAACTGCTCGGTGGCAGTGGCGGACACGCGGGCGTCGATGAGACCGCAATGGTGATGGCCGCTGATCCTAGCCTAGTGAAGGGAGGGATGGAGAAGGAGGAGATATACAGGTTGAGGAAGGGCATATCCCCCACGCCGATGCCAGGATCCATACTCTCATATGACGACGGGTTCGCCAATGCCATCCCGCCCCTCGACAAAGCGGAAGAGTTCGCTAAGAAGCTACTTGGGAGAATAAAGGAGGAAATAGAGAAGATCTTGAATGGATGGGACAGACAGGACATTCTGATATGA
- a CDS encoding TIM barrel protein, which yields MTKGLRLLCSTDFMWGAELPEVVKLLVKSGCEGIVVSTEPPRYLPSLLHRSVISHLRTVLRELDTIVAVRSPVSDVNVFSTNPHIAEASIKSIEEAMRLAYSINADFLVIRPSQRPYEGNPLVAARKLQALVTRLDRDHYAAFELIGSNSKEIADRLADPRLGVVYIHEHTPASMLAHRKLVGVAVHTSDTRPLHRVIPGLREDTPYLLLYPDERRMFETAMIKRIVLRAKNWRNSLI from the coding sequence TTGACTAAGGGTTTGAGGCTTCTGTGTTCGACTGACTTCATGTGGGGGGCTGAGCTCCCTGAGGTGGTCAAGCTACTGGTCAAGTCTGGATGCGAGGGTATCGTGGTCTCCACGGAGCCCCCGCGCTACCTGCCATCCCTGCTACACAGGTCAGTCATATCCCACCTGAGAACGGTTTTGAGAGAACTGGACACGATAGTGGCAGTGAGATCTCCTGTGAGCGATGTGAACGTGTTCAGCACCAACCCCCACATAGCGGAGGCCTCCATCAAGAGTATTGAGGAGGCTATGAGGCTCGCTTACTCCATAAATGCTGATTTCCTAGTCATCAGACCATCCCAGAGACCTTACGAGGGCAATCCGTTAGTCGCCGCAAGGAAGCTCCAAGCCCTAGTGACTAGGTTGGACAGGGATCACTATGCAGCGTTCGAGCTGATTGGTAGTAATTCCAAGGAAATAGCGGATAGATTAGCGGATCCAAGGTTGGGCGTCGTGTACATTCACGAGCATACTCCGGCCAGCATGTTAGCCCATAGGAAACTCGTTGGCGTGGCTGTACACACTTCTGACACCAGGCCCCTCCATAGAGTGATCCCTGGGCTGAGGGAAGATACACCCTACCTGCTGCTGTACCCCGATGAGAGGAGAATGTTCGAAACTGCTATGATCAAGAGGATAGTTCTCAGGGCCAAAAATTGGAGGAATAGTTTGATCTAG